The following are from one region of the Falco biarmicus isolate bFalBia1 chromosome 1, bFalBia1.pri, whole genome shotgun sequence genome:
- the PGRMC2 gene encoding membrane-associated progesterone receptor component 2 gives MADDGDGRLRTEGSSDGGLGGGGAGEPPAGAAAVAAAVGGEMLLNVGLLALALLAAYRLYLRWGTRSGPGGAARQSQAAALPRMKRRDFSLEQLREFDGARNPRILLAVNGKVFDVTKGSKFYGPEGPYGIFAGRDASRGLATFCLDKDALRDEYDDLSDLNAVQMESVREWEMQFKEKYDYVGRLLKPGEEPSEYTDEEDTKDHTKQE, from the exons ATGGCGGACGATGGGGATGGGAGGCTAAGGACTGAGGGGAGCAGCGACGGCGGCCTAGGGGGCGGGGGCGCAGGGGAGCCGCcggccggcgcggcggcggtggcggcggccgTGGGCGGCGAGATGCTGCTGAACGTGGGGCTCCTGGCGCTGGCGCTGCTGGCGGCCTACCGGCTGTACCTGCGCTGGGGGACGCggagcgggccggggggcgcggcTCGGCAGAGCCAGGCCGCCGCTCTGCCGCGGATGAAGCGGCGGGATTtctccctggagcagctgcGCGAGTTCGACGGGGCCCGCAACCCCCGCATCCTCCTGGCTGTCAACGGCAAAGTCTTCGACGTGACCAAAGGCAGCAAGTTCTACGGGCCCG agggTCCATATGGAATATTTGCTGGCAGAGATGCCTCCAGGGGACTAGCAACTTTCTGTCTAGATAAAGATGCACTCAGAGATGAATATGATGACCTATCGGACTTAAATGCTGTACAGATGGAAAGTGTAAGAGAGTGGGAAATGCAATTTAAAG aaaaatatgaCTACGTAGGTAGACTCCTAAAACCAGGGGAAGAACCGTCAGAATACACAGATGAGGAAGATACCAAGGATCACACTAAACAGGAATGA